A window from Leuconostoc mesenteroides subsp. mesenteroides encodes these proteins:
- the alsS gene encoding acetolactate synthase AlsS codes for MANKKYGADIVTDSLVNHGVDLVFGIPGAKIDRLFETLEHPAEGQKVPKLVVTRHEQNAAFMAQAFARITGKTGVVITTSGPGVGNLATGLMTATAESDPIVAIGGQVPRNDLYRLTHQSTNSVALFSPITNLASEIQDPNNISEIIANAFAAANGAKKGATFVSLPQDVDDAQVTIEALPKVTPAKQGAAAIKDIDWLAEQIKAAKLPVLLVGSRGSDDATVDALHQLLKQTTLPVVETFQGAGVISRELEPETFFGRIGLFRNQTGDKLLKQSDLVITLGYDAIEYEPRNWNKENNLNIVALDTTPVQIDNNFVPQRQLVGDLAQSLQLLTEYLNGYELPASSKEELKKLKADLRASDEPSYTQAKENLNHPLDIVKSIQAHVTDDMTVSTDIGSHYIWMARHFKSYVARHFLISNGMQTLGVGLPWALVAAMVRPNAKSVSVSGDGGFFFSAMELETAVRLGLNTVHIVWNDNAYYDMVKFQEEIKYNGQSAGVKFGNIDLVKYAESFGAKGLRVETPDGLDAVLDEAFSTQGPVVVDIPVDYSHNYELGSQLINSEG; via the coding sequence ATGGCAAATAAAAAGTATGGTGCAGATATTGTTACTGATAGTTTAGTTAATCATGGCGTTGATTTAGTTTTTGGAATCCCAGGTGCTAAAATTGATCGCTTATTTGAAACACTAGAACATCCAGCCGAAGGCCAGAAGGTACCTAAACTAGTTGTTACGAGGCATGAACAAAACGCAGCTTTTATGGCACAGGCATTTGCTCGTATCACGGGAAAAACAGGTGTTGTTATTACTACCTCTGGCCCTGGGGTCGGCAACTTAGCTACTGGATTAATGACAGCTACCGCTGAAAGTGACCCTATTGTAGCAATTGGTGGTCAAGTACCGAGAAATGATTTATATCGTTTGACGCATCAATCAACAAATTCAGTTGCATTGTTTAGTCCAATCACAAACCTTGCTTCAGAAATTCAAGATCCAAATAATATTTCAGAAATCATTGCCAATGCTTTTGCAGCTGCTAATGGTGCTAAAAAAGGTGCGACTTTTGTTTCATTGCCACAAGATGTAGATGATGCGCAAGTAACAATTGAAGCACTTCCTAAAGTGACACCTGCAAAGCAAGGTGCGGCTGCTATTAAGGACATTGATTGGTTAGCTGAACAAATTAAGGCTGCAAAATTACCAGTATTGCTTGTAGGATCACGTGGCTCTGATGATGCTACCGTTGATGCACTGCACCAGTTATTAAAACAAACTACTTTGCCAGTTGTCGAAACTTTCCAAGGTGCTGGTGTAATTTCACGTGAATTAGAACCGGAAACATTTTTCGGCCGTATTGGCTTATTCCGTAATCAGACGGGTGATAAACTGCTAAAACAATCAGATTTAGTGATTACACTTGGTTATGATGCGATTGAATATGAACCACGCAATTGGAATAAAGAAAACAATTTGAACATTGTTGCTTTGGATACAACACCGGTTCAAATTGATAATAATTTTGTACCGCAACGGCAGTTGGTTGGGGACTTGGCACAGAGCTTGCAATTGTTGACAGAATATCTTAACGGATATGAATTGCCAGCAAGTAGCAAAGAAGAGCTCAAAAAATTGAAAGCAGATTTACGAGCATCTGACGAACCTTCATATACCCAAGCAAAAGAAAATTTGAACCATCCATTGGATATTGTTAAGTCAATTCAAGCTCATGTAACAGATGATATGACCGTATCAACAGACATTGGTTCACACTATATTTGGATGGCACGTCATTTCAAGTCTTACGTTGCGCGTCACTTTCTCATCTCTAATGGTATGCAAACACTTGGGGTTGGATTACCTTGGGCTTTGGTAGCGGCAATGGTTCGTCCTAATGCCAAATCGGTATCAGTATCTGGTGACGGTGGTTTCTTTTTCTCGGCGATGGAATTAGAAACAGCAGTACGTCTAGGATTAAATACAGTTCATATCGTTTGGAATGATAATGCCTATTACGATATGGTCAAATTCCAAGAAGAAATAAAGTATAATGGTCAGTCAGCAGGGGTTAAGTTTGGTAACATTGACTTGGTCAAGTATGCTGAAAGTTTTGGAGCCAAAGGCTTGCGTGTGGAAACACCGGATGGCCTTGATGCCGTGTTAGACGAAGCATTTTCAACACAAGGACCTGTTGTTGTCGATATTCCGGTAGATTATTCGCATAACTATGAGCTTGGTTCACAATTGATTAATTCTGAAGGATAA
- a CDS encoding biotin--[acetyl-CoA-carboxylase] ligase encodes MKTTDQLLKYFLKHEGEYLSGETLANQLGVSRAAIWKAVQKLNEDGHQIDSQHRKGYRYEETGVLSVATIKALITTNWDVQVFDQLDSSNSYAKEALAAGKIVRPTVIVADQQNAAYGRFRRSFVAPEKTGLYLSIALPVMDDKVLEPGLLTTATAVIVRHVIASCLEYQLSFKWVNDLIFNDKKVGGILTEGVLDIESQSLTSLVVGIGLNLIQPTNLPNQLDKKVGGIVSDLVFSRNMIIAKLVDEFTEMIEQYQTGKYLPEYRAHNIVLGHEVVVQYAGQRIHGKALEISDQGALILMTSVGKKITISSGEITKLTIDGKEY; translated from the coding sequence ATGAAAACAACTGATCAGCTTTTAAAATACTTTCTGAAACACGAAGGCGAATATTTAAGTGGCGAGACGTTAGCCAATCAATTAGGGGTGAGTCGCGCGGCTATTTGGAAAGCGGTTCAGAAATTAAATGAAGACGGTCATCAAATCGATAGTCAACATAGAAAAGGGTACCGCTATGAAGAAACGGGCGTTTTGAGCGTAGCAACTATTAAGGCATTGATTACCACTAATTGGGACGTTCAGGTATTTGATCAATTAGATTCATCAAATTCATATGCTAAGGAAGCCCTAGCGGCTGGTAAAATTGTTCGTCCAACTGTCATCGTTGCTGATCAACAAAATGCCGCATACGGTCGTTTTAGGCGGTCCTTCGTTGCACCAGAAAAAACAGGGCTATATTTATCCATTGCGTTACCTGTGATGGATGATAAGGTGTTAGAACCAGGATTATTGACGACTGCTACAGCAGTAATTGTGCGACATGTTATTGCATCATGCTTAGAATATCAGCTCTCATTTAAATGGGTTAATGACTTAATCTTTAATGACAAGAAAGTTGGTGGTATTTTAACAGAGGGTGTGCTCGACATAGAATCACAAAGTTTGACATCTTTGGTTGTTGGCATTGGTTTGAATCTAATTCAACCCACGAACTTACCTAATCAGTTAGATAAAAAAGTTGGTGGGATTGTTTCAGATTTAGTTTTCTCACGAAATATGATAATTGCAAAGTTGGTTGATGAGTTTACTGAGATGATTGAGCAGTATCAGACAGGCAAGTACTTGCCTGAATATAGGGCACACAATATTGTCTTGGGACACGAGGTTGTAGTTCAATATGCTGGGCAAAGAATTCATGGAAAAGCGTTGGAAATTAGCGATCAAGGTGCATTAATTTTAATGACATCTGTCGGCAAAAAAATTACGATATCCTCAGGTGAAATTACTAAACTGACTATTGATGGTAAAGAATATTGA
- a CDS encoding biotin transporter BioY: MKTKALSASAIILAVIIVMGAIPGVPLGFIPAPIILQNMGIMLAAVILGKKYGFFTVLGFLILAALGLPILSGGSGGFVVFIGPTAGYLFSYPVAAFLIGWLTEWLVKNSKLNFLTLLITLLIFGVLLILLFGAIGLNIVAHMSLDKALIYQTAFLPGDTIKAILASIIGVILHKRHLTL, translated from the coding sequence ATGAAAACAAAAGCCCTTTCGGCCTCAGCTATTATATTAGCGGTAATTATTGTAATGGGCGCTATTCCAGGGGTTCCATTGGGATTCATACCGGCTCCGATTATTTTACAAAATATGGGTATTATGTTGGCAGCTGTTATTCTTGGTAAAAAGTATGGATTTTTCACAGTACTGGGGTTTCTAATTCTGGCAGCCCTAGGATTACCTATTTTAAGCGGTGGGTCAGGCGGATTTGTTGTGTTCATTGGACCAACAGCAGGGTATCTATTTTCTTATCCAGTTGCTGCATTTTTAATTGGTTGGCTTACAGAATGGTTAGTGAAGAATAGTAAACTGAATTTTTTAACACTCTTGATAACATTACTTATCTTTGGGGTGCTGTTGATTCTTTTATTTGGTGCGATTGGCTTAAATATAGTGGCACACATGTCATTAGATAAAGCATTGATTTATCAAACGGCTTTTTTGCCAGGAGATACGATTAAAGCGATCTTGGCCAGTATTATTGGTGTCATCTTGCATAAAAGGCATTTGACATTGTGA
- a CDS encoding aminopeptidase: protein MSLETKLNKYAELIVKKGVNVQPGQTIILYAAVDEAYFARKIVTEAYKAGAQEVVMEWSDQTIAKEFLNHTSLERLKEVPNYQVTKANELMDKYASRISLISQDPDGLADVDSERLATLTKANQKALFRVREATMKDDISWLVVAAAGQEWAEKVFPDLTGQDAVHRLWEEILKDVRIDDDSDAVANWDLHINKLKSKANWLNEQNFKELRYKNAKSAFTIGLAEGHVWEAAYSQDKAGNIFIPNMPTEEVFTAPDNRNIHGHVAATLPLSYQGNVIENIELDFKDGRIVKAQATSGLDVLEKIINTDEGSKSLGEVSLVPDPSPIAQSGILFYNTLFDENASDHLAIGAAYASNISGGKTEKPENLAKRGWNISDEHVDFMIGSNDMDIDGVTQDGKIVPVFRSGDWA from the coding sequence ATGTCTTTAGAAACCAAGCTCAATAAGTACGCTGAACTCATCGTAAAAAAAGGGGTTAACGTCCAACCAGGACAAACAATAATCCTTTACGCAGCAGTTGACGAAGCTTATTTTGCTCGTAAAATTGTTACCGAGGCTTATAAAGCAGGTGCTCAAGAAGTTGTTATGGAATGGTCAGATCAAACAATTGCCAAAGAATTTCTAAATCACACATCGTTAGAACGTCTGAAGGAAGTACCAAATTATCAGGTAACTAAAGCAAATGAATTAATGGACAAATATGCCTCCCGCATTTCATTGATTTCACAGGATCCTGATGGTTTGGCTGACGTTGATTCAGAAAGATTAGCTACCTTGACAAAAGCTAATCAAAAAGCATTATTCCGTGTCCGTGAAGCAACGATGAAAGATGACATATCATGGCTTGTTGTGGCAGCAGCTGGTCAAGAATGGGCAGAAAAAGTATTCCCAGATTTAACAGGACAGGATGCTGTTCACCGCTTATGGGAAGAAATTCTCAAGGATGTGCGTATTGATGATGATAGTGATGCAGTAGCTAATTGGGATTTACACATCAACAAGCTCAAAAGTAAAGCAAATTGGTTAAACGAACAAAACTTCAAAGAACTACGTTACAAAAACGCAAAATCAGCTTTCACAATCGGTTTAGCTGAAGGTCATGTCTGGGAAGCTGCTTACTCTCAAGATAAAGCCGGTAATATCTTCATTCCAAATATGCCGACTGAAGAAGTCTTTACAGCGCCAGACAATCGTAATATCCATGGTCATGTAGCAGCAACACTACCACTATCTTACCAAGGTAATGTTATTGAAAATATTGAATTAGACTTTAAAGATGGTCGCATCGTTAAGGCACAAGCCACTTCTGGATTAGATGTATTAGAAAAAATAATCAATACTGACGAAGGCTCTAAATCATTAGGCGAAGTTTCCCTAGTACCTGATCCTTCACCAATTGCACAAAGTGGCATTTTATTCTACAATACTCTTTTTGATGAAAATGCTTCCGATCATTTGGCCATCGGTGCTGCGTATGCTTCTAATATTTCAGGTGGAAAAACCGAAAAACCAGAGAATTTAGCGAAGCGCGGCTGGAATATTTCAGATGAACATGTTGACTTTATGATTGGATCAAATGACATGGACATTGATGGTGTCACTCAAGATGGTAAAATTGTACCAGTATTCCGTTCAGGTGATTGGGCATAA
- the uvrC gene encoding excinuclease ABC subunit UvrC, with the protein MLANTTQHIEQKLILLPSEPGSYQMKDQNGKIIYVGKAKNLRNRVRSYFKQDHEGKTAELVSKIVDFDFIVTNSDKEAFLLENELIKKYKPYYNIRLKYGTGYPYIKITKERNPKMALVNEVKKDGGFYFGPYPNVYAAQETLRFLEKNYPLRRCNGPQGRPCLYYNMGQCLGSCFRTVPAQEYDKQISRIKKFLDGDTKIVKKQIAEKMQAAASSLEFERAADLRDQLKYIDETVESQRVLSKDTTPRDLFNYYMDKGWMTVEVFFLRQARLIRQFKRTFSVVGEADEEVSSFIQQFYSQKNIQKPREVLVPKGIDTKALSAVLEVPVRIPVRGEKRELLDLAAKNARIVLEEKFRLMQLNERKTTGAMKEITDALQIPMGHRIEAFDHSHTQGVEIVSAMVVFDDGVPNKTEYRKYKIKSTDHANEWAETQEVIRRRYSRLLKEGGDFPDLILMDGGEIQLHAAQEVLEDELGLTNIPIAAMVKNDRHKTADLIDGVTNQVVALDKQSEGFFLIQRVQEEVHRFAISFHRQLRSKNSLASRLDTIQGVGPKTRQKLLREFGSLPKITAASVSDLVEIGINEKLARVIHLSLSAGDNS; encoded by the coding sequence ATGTTAGCAAATACGACACAACATATCGAACAAAAACTGATTTTATTACCCAGTGAACCTGGTTCTTATCAGATGAAAGACCAGAATGGCAAGATTATTTATGTTGGTAAGGCTAAAAATCTAAGAAATCGTGTTCGTTCATACTTTAAGCAAGATCATGAAGGAAAGACAGCCGAATTAGTATCCAAAATAGTTGATTTTGATTTCATCGTGACAAATTCTGATAAAGAAGCTTTTTTGTTAGAAAATGAATTAATCAAGAAGTATAAACCATACTACAATATTCGTTTGAAGTATGGCACGGGTTATCCTTATATTAAGATTACAAAAGAACGTAATCCAAAAATGGCCTTAGTCAATGAGGTAAAAAAAGACGGTGGTTTTTATTTTGGGCCATACCCAAACGTCTATGCTGCTCAAGAAACGCTAAGGTTTTTAGAAAAAAATTATCCATTACGACGCTGTAACGGACCGCAAGGTAGACCGTGCTTGTACTACAATATGGGGCAATGTTTGGGTTCTTGTTTTCGGACTGTTCCGGCCCAAGAATATGATAAGCAAATTAGCCGAATCAAAAAGTTTCTTGATGGCGATACAAAGATTGTCAAGAAACAAATAGCTGAAAAAATGCAAGCTGCAGCATCATCGTTGGAATTCGAGCGGGCTGCAGATTTGCGTGATCAGTTAAAATATATCGATGAAACTGTTGAGAGCCAGCGTGTGTTATCAAAAGACACTACACCAAGAGACCTATTCAATTATTATATGGATAAGGGCTGGATGACCGTTGAGGTTTTCTTTCTACGGCAAGCCCGTTTGATTCGTCAATTTAAGCGGACATTTTCCGTTGTTGGTGAGGCAGATGAAGAAGTTTCCAGTTTTATTCAACAGTTCTACTCGCAAAAAAATATTCAAAAACCACGGGAAGTATTGGTGCCAAAAGGTATTGATACAAAAGCGCTATCTGCTGTGCTAGAGGTTCCGGTTCGAATTCCTGTACGTGGGGAAAAGCGGGAACTACTTGATTTAGCTGCTAAAAATGCTCGTATTGTGTTAGAAGAAAAATTCCGATTAATGCAATTGAATGAGCGAAAAACAACTGGGGCGATGAAGGAAATTACTGACGCACTTCAGATACCTATGGGCCATCGAATTGAAGCATTTGATCACTCTCATACGCAAGGGGTTGAAATTGTCAGTGCTATGGTTGTTTTTGACGATGGGGTCCCTAATAAAACAGAGTACCGTAAATATAAAATTAAATCGACAGATCATGCAAATGAATGGGCAGAAACACAAGAAGTTATTCGTCGTCGCTATTCTCGTCTATTAAAGGAGGGTGGCGATTTTCCTGATTTAATTCTAATGGATGGTGGTGAAATTCAATTACATGCAGCACAAGAAGTGTTAGAGGATGAACTGGGGTTAACCAATATACCAATCGCCGCGATGGTTAAAAATGATAGGCATAAGACGGCCGATTTAATCGATGGTGTGACCAATCAAGTAGTTGCACTTGACAAACAATCAGAGGGATTCTTTTTAATACAACGTGTACAAGAAGAGGTCCATCGGTTTGCTATTAGTTTTCATCGTCAGTTACGTTCAAAAAACTCACTTGCTTCGCGCTTAGATACGATACAAGGTGTGGGTCCAAAAACAAGACAAAAGCTTTTGCGAGAGTTTGGGTCGTTACCCAAAATTACAGCAGCAAGTGTTAGCGACTTAGTTGAGATTGGTATAAATGAAAAATTAGCACGTGTGATTCATTTGTCGCTCTCGGCAGGTGATAATAGCTAA
- the obgE gene encoding GTPase ObgE yields the protein MAFVDQAQIEVKAGKGGDGIVSFRHEKFVAMGGPFGGDGGHGGSIIFKVDEGLRTLMDFRYNRHFKAQPGGNGGTKGMTGASADNRVVKVPQGTTVSDADTGEVLADMLENGQELVVAKGGRGGRGNIHFATPANPAPELSENGEPGQIRNLKLELKVLADVGLVGFPSAGKSTLLSVVSNAKPKVAAYHFTTLSPNIGMVRLDDDRDFVMADLPGLIEGASQGIGLGFQFLRHVERTKVILHLVDMSGIEGTDPYTQYRKILDELQQYDETILNRPQIVVPTKMDMPDSEANLAKFRKEVATDSGLPIQPEIVPISSITRDGVKDLMRLTADMLATAPAPESYRPVNQKDTSEKSYTFKPETHDFTVEWMEDEERWLLSGAEIEKLFLMTNIQRDATIMRFARQLRHMGVDDKLREAGAKDGDDVRINNSDFVFEFSE from the coding sequence ATGGCATTCGTAGATCAAGCACAAATAGAAGTAAAAGCCGGAAAAGGCGGTGACGGTATTGTTTCATTCCGTCATGAAAAATTCGTCGCAATGGGAGGACCTTTTGGTGGCGATGGTGGACATGGTGGTTCAATCATCTTTAAAGTGGATGAAGGCCTGCGCACACTAATGGATTTTCGTTATAATCGCCATTTCAAAGCGCAACCAGGTGGTAATGGTGGTACAAAAGGAATGACCGGCGCATCAGCTGATAACCGTGTGGTTAAGGTACCACAAGGAACTACTGTTAGCGATGCTGATACAGGTGAAGTATTAGCTGACATGCTCGAAAATGGTCAAGAACTTGTGGTCGCTAAAGGTGGACGTGGTGGACGCGGAAATATCCATTTTGCTACGCCAGCCAATCCAGCACCAGAATTATCAGAAAACGGTGAACCAGGCCAAATTAGAAATCTAAAGCTAGAGCTTAAAGTATTGGCTGATGTTGGTTTAGTTGGATTTCCTTCGGCTGGTAAATCAACACTCTTGTCTGTTGTTTCAAATGCTAAACCAAAAGTAGCGGCTTATCATTTTACAACATTATCACCGAATATCGGTATGGTTCGTCTAGATGATGATCGTGATTTTGTCATGGCTGACTTGCCAGGATTAATCGAAGGTGCTTCTCAAGGTATCGGGTTGGGATTCCAATTCTTACGTCACGTGGAACGAACTAAAGTTATCCTCCATCTAGTTGACATGTCAGGTATTGAGGGAACAGATCCTTACACACAATATCGTAAAATACTAGATGAGTTGCAACAATATGACGAAACAATTTTAAACCGACCACAAATTGTTGTACCAACTAAGATGGACATGCCTGATTCTGAAGCAAATCTTGCTAAGTTTAGGAAAGAAGTTGCTACTGATTCTGGGTTGCCTATCCAACCAGAAATCGTACCAATATCATCGATTACACGTGATGGTGTCAAAGATTTGATGCGCTTAACAGCAGATATGCTGGCCACAGCACCTGCGCCTGAGAGTTATCGACCAGTCAACCAAAAAGATACTTCTGAAAAGAGCTACACGTTCAAACCAGAAACACATGATTTCACAGTCGAGTGGATGGAAGATGAAGAGCGTTGGTTGCTTAGTGGTGCTGAAATCGAGAAGTTATTCTTAATGACTAATATTCAGCGCGATGCGACAATTATGCGATTTGCTCGTCAATTGCGTCATATGGGCGTCGATGATAAACTTCGTGAAGCTGGAGCTAAAGATGGTGACGATGTTCGTATTAACAATTCTGACTTCGTGTTTGAATTCAGTGAATAA
- a CDS encoding 1,4-beta-N-acetylmuramidase — protein sequence MENVFASASQYKTKKLLTFTSWLLILSGIVCSFTVWIFAKPVVTQTNTIPSGFSVLGVSINQTSNYVDFNNLASNGVDFVYMRTTSGSSIMDGGYESSFSRAKSANLKVGTIHVYDASVTAATQAQYYIDNVENNIGELPIAISVTADQISTATSKQRLASLIQILASHYNHDMLLYTTPNVQKKLSSTITKTKYWLIEDNTKNTDSKNLFIQYDEDQTIGSGLKAIKMPTTVFNGTQKQFEVYK from the coding sequence ATGGAAAATGTATTTGCAAGTGCCTCACAATATAAAACTAAAAAATTACTAACATTTACTTCTTGGCTATTGATTCTGTCTGGTATTGTTTGTTCATTTACTGTCTGGATTTTTGCGAAACCAGTGGTGACGCAAACAAATACGATTCCTAGCGGTTTTTCAGTGCTAGGCGTGTCAATTAATCAAACATCTAACTATGTTGATTTTAATAATCTAGCAAGTAATGGTGTGGACTTTGTTTATATGCGCACGACATCTGGTAGTTCGATTATGGATGGGGGTTATGAGTCGAGTTTTTCTCGCGCTAAATCGGCCAATTTGAAAGTTGGAACCATTCATGTATATGATGCAAGTGTTACAGCAGCGACACAAGCTCAATACTATATCGACAACGTGGAAAACAACATTGGTGAGCTACCGATCGCAATTTCAGTGACTGCTGATCAGATTAGTACGGCAACATCCAAACAACGTTTAGCATCGTTAATCCAAATACTAGCTTCACACTATAATCACGACATGCTTCTTTATACAACACCAAATGTTCAAAAGAAGTTGTCATCTACAATAACCAAAACGAAATACTGGTTGATTGAAGACAATACAAAAAATACAGACAGCAAAAACTTATTTATTCAATATGATGAAGATCAGACAATTGGATCAGGTTTGAAGGCAATTAAAATGCCGACGACAGTATTTAATGGCACGCAAAAACAATTTGAGGTATATAAATGA
- a CDS encoding CTP synthase: protein MADKQVKYIFVTGGVVSSLGKGIVAASLGRLLKNRGLKLAIQKLDPYINIDPGTMSPYQHGETFVTGDGLETDLDMGHYERFMDINTNMYSNVTTGRIYSEVLEKERRGDYNGGTVQVIPHITNAIKEKMQKAAESTDADVVIVEVGGTVGDIESLPFVEALRQMKSDLGSENVFYIHTSLIIYLAAAGEAKTKPTQHSVAQLRSLGIQPDMIVLRTQRPLEESLKQKISTFTDVNEDAVIESRDVETLYEIPLNLQAQGMDDVVLNKLKIDTPKAEMSDWSQMVELIKHPKKTVNVTLVGKYTDLPDAYISVNEALKHAGYAQNADVKINHVKSENVTPENVAELLASADGVIVPGGFGERGTEGKIQAIRYARENNIPFLGVCLGMQLASIEFARHVLGYKDANSTELNPNTSAPIIDLMKDQANVENLGGTLRLGLYPAMLLPGTLTAKAYGDQPEIEQRHRHRYEFNTQYREEFEKAGMLFSATSPDNRLMEVIEYPKNDFFIAAQYHPEFLSRPDRPEGLYHDFVAASIKNS, encoded by the coding sequence ATGGCAGATAAACAAGTGAAGTATATTTTTGTTACCGGTGGTGTTGTTTCATCTCTTGGTAAAGGAATAGTTGCAGCATCGTTAGGTCGATTGCTTAAAAACCGTGGTTTAAAACTAGCTATTCAAAAATTAGATCCATACATTAATATTGATCCTGGTACAATGTCACCATATCAACACGGAGAAACTTTTGTTACTGGTGATGGTTTAGAAACTGATTTAGATATGGGACACTATGAGCGTTTCATGGATATTAATACAAACATGTATTCTAACGTGACAACAGGACGTATTTATTCTGAGGTTTTGGAAAAGGAACGTCGTGGTGATTATAATGGTGGTACTGTACAAGTGATTCCTCATATCACAAATGCCATTAAAGAAAAAATGCAGAAAGCTGCTGAATCAACTGATGCTGATGTAGTGATTGTTGAAGTTGGTGGAACAGTTGGTGATATTGAAAGTTTGCCATTTGTAGAAGCATTGCGTCAAATGAAGTCAGATTTGGGTAGTGAAAATGTCTTTTATATTCATACTAGTTTGATTATTTACTTAGCTGCTGCTGGTGAGGCTAAAACAAAGCCTACACAGCATTCTGTAGCACAATTACGTTCGTTAGGTATTCAACCGGACATGATTGTTTTGCGTACACAACGTCCTTTAGAAGAGAGTTTGAAACAAAAAATATCGACATTTACTGATGTTAATGAAGATGCAGTTATTGAATCTCGTGATGTAGAAACGCTTTATGAGATTCCGTTAAATCTTCAAGCGCAAGGCATGGATGACGTTGTATTAAATAAGTTGAAGATTGATACACCGAAGGCAGAAATGTCTGATTGGTCACAGATGGTTGAATTAATTAAGCATCCTAAGAAGACAGTTAATGTCACTTTGGTTGGTAAATATACTGATTTGCCTGATGCTTATATCTCTGTTAACGAAGCCTTGAAGCATGCAGGTTATGCCCAAAATGCTGATGTCAAGATTAATCATGTAAAATCAGAAAATGTGACACCAGAGAATGTTGCTGAATTATTAGCAAGTGCTGATGGTGTGATTGTACCTGGTGGATTTGGTGAACGTGGTACTGAAGGTAAAATTCAAGCTATTCGTTATGCGCGTGAAAACAATATACCTTTCTTAGGCGTTTGCTTAGGAATGCAACTAGCATCAATCGAATTTGCTCGTCATGTTTTAGGTTATAAGGACGCAAACTCAACAGAATTGAATCCGAATACTTCAGCGCCAATTATTGATCTGATGAAAGATCAAGCTAATGTCGAAAACCTAGGTGGCACGCTACGTCTGGGCTTATATCCAGCAATGCTACTACCTGGCACATTGACAGCCAAGGCTTATGGAGATCAACCAGAAATCGAGCAACGTCATCGTCATCGTTATGAATTCAATACACAATATCGTGAAGAATTTGAGAAGGCAGGTATGTTGTTCTCAGCAACATCCCCTGATAACCGCTTGATGGAAGTTATTGAGTATCCTAAGAATGATTTCTTTATCGCAGCACAATATCATCCAGAATTTTTGTCAAGGCCAGATCGTCCCGAAGGCTTGTATCATGACTTCGTGGCAGCCTCAATTAAAAATAGCTAA